The following are encoded together in the Danaus plexippus chromosome 15, MEX_DaPlex, whole genome shotgun sequence genome:
- the LOC116766155 gene encoding sorting nexin lst-4, which produces MSTQVQALYDFTGEPGTTEMSITSGEILTLINTDIGEGWWEGRNSRGETGLFPAAYVRKVTPDESAPTKMAPPAPRYDQAADDWGDHQYSAGDNNYQRAASHDEGWDDDWEDDTYSEIGPGPQQSKQAVNQPLTPLPGMPISDLNHQMDDNSSTFGSSVGTVRKNKFAPSSKVSGESYLLGTLNVEVPDADKIYIEQEGDAYIWSPIPQPYNVTVASPKKESKFKGIKSFIAYQLTPSFNNIQVSRRYKHFDWLHERLQEKFTLIPIPPLPDKQISGRYDEQLIERRRVQLQEFVDWMCKHPVLSRSEVWQHFLTCTDEKRWKAGKRQAERDNLLGLNYCISLVVPEKALLQSQVDHITEQCHIFMNSMDSSVKSLTNMCIAQTKRFQGPYKSDCQKVGEAFYNLGNALSLDEGTIVSTSKLTSAIKMAGGAYIEIGRMYEEQPKYDFEPLGDKFHLYKGIVGSFPDVLANHKAAVQKKKECERLRAENKMEREQLNEVFRRNNVISYALLAEINHFKSERTVDLNATMQKFLKQQITFYKKIVDKLETTLQQFQE; this is translated from the coding sequence ATGTCGACCCAAGTACAGGCTTTGTATGACTTTACTGGTGAACCAGGCACAACCGAGATGTCTATCACCTCTGGAGAAATACTGACACTTATAAATACAGATATAGGGGAAGGCTGGTGGGAGGGGCGAAATTCCAGAGGTGAAACTGGTTTATTTCCTGCTGCATATGTGAGAAAAGTAACACCAGATGAGTCTGCACCCACAAAAATGGCTCCTCCAGCACCAAGATACGATCAGGCTGCAGATGATTGGGGAGATCACCAATACAGTGCTGGCGACAATAATTATCAAAGGGCGGCTTCACATGACGAGGGCTGGGATGATGATTGGGAGGATGACACATATTCAGAAATTGGACCTGGCCCACAGCAATCAAAGCAGGCAGTGAATCAACCTCTTACACCATTACCGGGAATGCCAATTAGTGATCTCAACCATCAGATGGACGACAACTCATCTACCTTTGGCTCATCAGTTGGCACagtgagaaaaaataaatttgcacCATCATCTAAAGTCAGCGGTGAGAGTTACCTTTTAGGTACTTTAAATGTTGAAGTACCAGATgctgataaaatatacatagaacAAGAAGGGGATGCATATATTTGGTCGCCCATACCACAACCATATAATGTAACTGTTGCATCACCAAAAAAGGAATCCAAATTTAAGGGTATTAAGAGCTTCATAGCATATCAATTGACTCCctcctttaataatattcaagtatCCAGAAGATATAAGCATTTTGACTGGCTTCATGAGAGATTGCAGGAGAAATTTACACTCATCCCAATCCCACCTTTACCTGACAAACAGATCTCTGGAAGATATGACGAACAATTGATTGAGAGGAGAAGAGTTCAGTTACAGGAGTTTGTGGATTGGATGTGTAAACATCCAGTACTATCCAGATCGGAGGTCTGGCAACATTTCCTAACTTGCACAGATGAAAAACGTTGGAAGGCTGGTAAAAGACAAGCGGAGAGAGATAATTTATTAGGACTTAACTACTGTATATCATTAGTTGTACCTGAAAAAGCTTTACTTCAATCACAAGTAGACCACATCACGGAACAATGCCACATTTTCATGAATAGCATGGATAGTTCTGTTAAATCTCTGACAAATATGTGTATAGCACAAACAAAACGATTCCAAGGGCCTTATAAGAGCGATTGTCAAAAAGTAGGAGAGGCTTTTTACAACTTAGGAAATGCACTAAGTTTAGATGAAGGCACAATAGTTTCTACTTCAAAACTAACTTCAGCTATCAAAATGGCTGGCGGGGCCTACATTGAAATAGGCAGAATGTATGAGGAACAACCAAAATATGATTTCGAACCACTCGGTGATAAATTTCATCTTTACAAAGGTATAGTTGGCTCATTTCCTGATGTATTAGCAAATCACAAAGCAGCTGTGCAGAAGAAAAAAGAGTGTGAGAGATTGAgagctgaaaataaaatggaaaggGAACAATTAAATGAAGTGTTTAGAAGAAATAATGTCATATCATATGCCCTTCTTGCCGAAATAAACCACTTCAAGTCGGAGAGGACGGTCGATTTAAATGCAACAATGCAGAAATTTCTCAAGCagcaaataacattttataagaagATAGTTGATAAATTGGAAACAACACTACAACAGTTCCAAGAATAG